In Leguminivora glycinivorella isolate SPB_JAAS2020 chromosome 11, LegGlyc_1.1, whole genome shotgun sequence, a single window of DNA contains:
- the LOC125230893 gene encoding uncharacterized protein LOC125230893, with amino-acid sequence MSVDKSMELRSNEIDKSKRRHRIDDTVVATAALTGGGDSQQYAKMENTDDGAGKPTDLCLQSNLHLMSSTTSSLADTPGDSGVLCLDSEASEATSQALMSHSLVGAEELACDSLYDAVPSSSQDMIKSTTSSLMTRSDIDNQNMGAPEDIVPELLVEANKKSPVYENLPDVVLKALESEKVSTENMDKPMRPNEPKKSLSEDIVYRRKCRKKSQSGGSSQKKRVSFHEDILNNTKTDNIHIERGFISYGPDSSYCDRFRQKNNIATDRFSWCASGDRSPKYAADVAQQTMSDLLVYGDSKSDRSGVFEYCQDYDQENQENDNKDKDNNNETRPRGKLYGCDSNSSDSNFSCDSETSSSDSSSSHSNKTEATLLHRKCDKAQKSYSCDGFENNAHVAFMRKTYFSEADIDQPHERTKKPLEVTESPNRVKSVLKKKRYITTNVVEEKKQNTKVLNLLDVNIIDSLKSFYKNFNFNFTPEKGLPENSIELTNVVEALPDVNQNKKLSKSLDSGFQIDDEDDFVEINLNGQQLDTAPSKELVSSTKSNITGDRTPNEGSPRHKLTLNMKAQFDKKSAYKSDAFPSVNKYVVNCESTVYEHKGVSYSYVHDTFQTAFDAPKETFVPLPESTPVKELVTSTSKADLFLKQTDTDSSSRASTPKRQFNKNVLDETEQKNGIPKHLSSPKRQNVNRYRKSASMLQKANEEQQQTSDNCSNTDNSTLKGGEDFADDFFDSPSQKLNSDKSALLNRYLKNVCQRKDLELKIRNNKFFQNKLRMEKGFPSILYPFDDVSDTFHNSAARMSRLVDKEVIENKRLSVRLLTADEPSYFDSFEDNVAIECNEKLRLQIFSYPNETLNRMMKVQSQYNMEDGAWTPLLVFITDYALYVAGLTPGGTEYDILCRLPHNELDAIAVGPEAQYVQIIDIAGNIACSIVTGESSLGVRLVSSLEWSARTSPLRVARPPAIIPLSCRHLAAEVARQRHQDKISDILYYGRALSGDAGDRLIEAPGAFAPPLEGYLMCRTDRSKRFEPCYFLLRAGVLQWGSHPPDANTSLPNAIALRLVVGVRRHVDSSRRPHCFEIAMNTGARLLLAAPDDPAASSWLQSLLLHAAQALEEKDGLSSELAGPPCACTVLVTSREVLSVRAPLDLAFVAGAAAYLKERGDEALLKEYIAEMRTDVEILACGSLKNLTAFKIPDTDENWCCLEWSVCEARERGSGLALVMASGAELERLIAAVERAFCALTSEPFPLSVVEASKSACSTAHSKFEAAWTHMLPQQ; translated from the exons ATGTCGGTCGACAAGTCCATGGAGCTGCGAAGCAATGAGATCGATAAAAGCAAACGTCGTCATAGAATTGACGACACTGTTGTTGCGACAGCGGCATTGACTGGCGGGGGAGATTCGCAACAATACGCAAAGATGGAGAATACAGACGACGGCGCTGGGAAACCTACAGATTTATGTTTACAAAGCAACCTGCATTTGATGTCTAGTACTACAAGTAGTTTAGCCGATACGCCCGGTGATTCTGGTGTTTTGTGTTTGGACAGTGAAGCCTCTGAGGCGACCAGTCAGGCGTTGATGTCACATAGTTTAGTTGGGGCTGAAGAATTGGCTTGTGACAGCCTCTATGATGCTGTTCCATCTAGTTCTCAGGATATGATCAAGAGCACAACCAGCAGCCTCATGACTCGGAGCGACATAGACAATCAGAACATGGGAGCCCCTGAAGACATAGTCCCTGAACTCCTTGTAGAAGCAAATAAAAAATCCCCAGTTTATGAAAACTTGCCAGATGTAGTTTTAAAAGCTTTGGAAAGTGAGAAAGTATCAACTGAAAATATGGACAAGCCAATGCGACCAAATGAGCCAAAGAAATCACTCTCTGAAGATATTGTTTATAGGAGAAAATGCAGAAAGAAGTCACAAAGCGGGGGCAGCTCACAGAAAAAACGGGTATCATTCCATGAGGATATTTTAAACAATACTAAAactgataatattcatattgaaCGAGGTTTCATTTCATATGGACCAGATAGCTCATATTGTGATAGGTTTAGGCAAAAGAATAATATTGCAACTGATAGATTTTCATGGTGTGCATCTGGAGATAGGTCACCAAAGTATGCAGCAGATGTGGCACAGCAGACTATGTCTGACCTACTTGTGTATGGTGACTCCAAATCTGACCGGAGTGGGGTATTTGAATATTGTCAAGATTATGATCAGGAGAACCAAGAGAATGACAATAAAGATAAGGATAACAATAATGAGACAAGACCGAGAGGTAAATTATATGGATGTGACTCCAACAGCTCAGATTCCAATTTTAGCTGTGATTCCGAGACATCTTCCAGTGACTCATCCTCCTCACACTCTAATAAAACAGAAGCCACACTTCTGCACAGGAAATGTGACAAGGCTCAAAAATCATACTCATGTGATGGCTTTGAAAATAATGCACATGTAGCTTTTATGagaaaaacttatttttctGAAGCTGATATAGATCAACCTCATGAACGAACAAAGAAACCTCTAGAAGTAACAGAAAGCCCTAACAGAGTTAAATCTGTGTTAAAGAAAAAACGCTATATAACCACAAATGTAGTTGAAGAGAAAAAACAGAATACCAAAGTCTTAAATCTATTGGATGTCAACATAATTGACTCCTTGAAAAGCTTTTACAAGaattttaactttaattttACACCAGAGAAAGGTTTACCGGAGAACAGTATTGAATTGACTAATGTGGTTGAAGCTTTGCCTGATGTGAATCAGAACAAGAAACTATCTAAGAGCTTGGATTCAGGCTTTcaaattgatgatgaagatgattttgTGGAAATTAACCTAAATGGGCAGCAACTTGATACCGCTCCATCTAAAGAGCTGGTGTCATCTACGAAAAGCAATATCACTGGAGATAGGACACCAAACGAGGGCTCTCCACGGCACAAACTCACATTGAACATGAAAGCGCAATTTGATAAAAAATCTGCTTACAAAAGTGATGCTTTTCCATCCGTTAACAAATATGTTGTGAACTGTGAGAGCACAGTTTACGAACATAAAGGAGTCTCTTACAGTTATGTACATGATACATTCCAGACTGCATTTGATGCTCCCAAGGAAACATTTGTCCCTTTACCAGAAAGCACTCCAGTGAAAGAGCTAGTGACTAGTACTAGCAAAGCAgacttatttttaaaacaaactgATACAGATTCATCCAGCAGGGCATCTACACCCAAGAGACAATTCAATAAGAATGTCCTGGATGAAACTGAACAGAAAAATGGAATTCCGAAGCATTTATCTTCCCCAAAACGGCAAAATGTGAACCGTTACAGAAAATCCGCTTCAATGCTACAAAAAGCTAATGAAGAACAACAACAAACTAGTGACAACTGCTCAAACACTGATAACTCTACTCTAAAGGGTGGTGAGGACTTTGCAGATGATTTCTTTGACAGTCCGTCTCAAAAGCTAAACTCGGACAAATCCGCTTTACTGAATCGTTATTTAAAGAATGTATGTCAACGTAAAGATTTGGAACTGAAAATACGGAACAACAAGTTCTTTCAAAACAAATTGCGAATGGAAAAAGGTTTCCCAAGCATCTTATATCCGTTTGACGACGTATCGGATACGTTCCATAATTCCGCGGCGCGGATGTCGCGCCTCGTGGACAAAGAGGTGATCGAGAACAAAAGACTGTCGGTGCGGCTGCTGACGGCCGACGAGCCGTCCTACTTTGACAGCTTTGAAGATAACGTCGCCATTGAATGCAATGAGAAGTTGAGGCTGCAGATATTCTCGTATCCTAATGAAACTTTGAATAGG ATGATGAAAGTGCAATCCCAGTACAATATGGAAGACGGAGCGTGGACCCCTCTTCTCGTTTTCATTACGGATTACGCACTTTACGTCGCGGGCCTGACTCCTGGCGGCACGGAATACGACATACTTTGCAGGCTGCCGCACAACGAATTGGATGCTATTGCG GTTGGTCCCGAAGCGCAATACGTCCAAATCATCGACATAGCAGGCAACATAGCCTGCTCCATCGTAACCGGAGAGTCATCTTTAGGCGTGCGTCTAGTATCTTCACTGGAGTGGAGCGCGCGTACCTCGCCACTGCGAGTGGCGCGGCCTCCGGCTATCATACCGCTGAGCTGTAGGCATTTGGCTGCTGAAGTGGCTAGGCAAAGGCATCAGGACAAG aTATCAGACATCCTGTACTACGGGCGTGCCTTGTCGGGTGACGCTGGCGACCGGCTCATAGAAGCGCCGGGGGCCTTTGCTCCGCCGCTCGAGGGGTATCTCATGTGCCGCACTGATCGAAGCAAACGCTTTGAGCCCTGCTACTTCTTACTCAG AGCGGGCGTCCTACAATGGGGCTCCCACCCGCCTGACGCTAACACCTCCCTACCCAACGCCATCGCGCTCCGTTTGGTCGTTGGCGTGCGACGCCACGTGGACAGTTCACGCCGTCCGCACTGCTTCGAGATCGCTATGAACACCGGCGCTAGGCTACTACTAGCCGCTCCTGATGACCCAGCAGCCTCTTCTTGGCTACAGTCGCTACTATTACACGCCGCACAG GCGTTAGAAGAGAAGGACGGACTATCATCAGAGCTAGCTGGCCCCCCGTGCGCGTGCACCGTGCTAGTGACGTCACGGGAAGTGCTAAGCGTGCGCGCGCCGCTCGACCTCGCCTTCGTCGCCGGCGCCGCGGCTTATCTCAAGGAGCGAGGCGATGAGGCGCTGCTCAAAG